The sequence CCATGACGGCCGTTCGGATCATGGCTCTCTTTCCTTCACTTGCCGGTCGATCCATTGGTCCAGACCGGCGGCCTGGATGGCTCTGATGTTCCGCTCACATCGACTGCCTTCCTGAAACTGCTTCAGATACACGACGCAGGGGAAATCGCCGCACTCGGCGCAGGTGGCGAAGCCTTTGCCGTCCGCACACTGTCGTATCCGGCATTCCAGGGACGCCGCCAATGCGTTGTGAATACCGCCCCAGCAGCCCTCGCATCCCACTTCC comes from Phycisphaerae bacterium and encodes:
- a CDS encoding DUF3795 domain-containing protein, with the protein product EVGCEGCWGGIHNALAASLECRIRQCADGKGFATCAECGDFPCVVYLKQFQEGSRCERNIRAIQAAGLDQWIDRQVKEREP